The following proteins come from a genomic window of Terribacillus aidingensis:
- the yabA gene encoding DNA replication initiation control protein YabA: MNKKEILEHVTQMEEQIGQLYKQLGDVKGHVAELLEENNRLTVENHHLRNRLDGQAEQEQKAGSIATPSKDAQIGEGYDNLARLYEEGFHICNVHFGSPRRNEDCLFCLTFLNKNK, translated from the coding sequence GTGAATAAGAAGGAAATACTGGAGCATGTCACACAGATGGAAGAGCAAATCGGACAGCTGTACAAGCAGTTGGGTGATGTAAAGGGTCATGTAGCGGAGCTATTGGAAGAGAATAACCGTCTGACGGTCGAAAACCATCACCTGCGCAATCGTCTTGATGGTCAAGCTGAACAGGAACAGAAAGCCGGAAGCATTGCCACACCGTCCAAGGATGCACAGATTGGTGAAGGATATGATAACCTGGCGCGTTTATATGAAGAAGGTTTCCATATCTGTAATGTGCATTTTGGCAGTCCTAGACGTAATGAAGATTGCTTGTTCTGTTTGACATTCTTGAATAAGAATAAATGA
- a CDS encoding tRNA1(Val) (adenine(37)-N6)-methyltransferase — translation MVELKGDERLDYLLADENMRIIQSPTVFAFSLDAVLLADFASIPISKGRILDLCSGNAVIPLLLSKRTRAQITGVEIQERLYDMAVRNVVMNGLEDQVEMIHGDLKEMPAVLGNGPFDAITCNPPYFKTPSKNEQNLNEHLTIARHEIMCTLDDVILACRKLVKPGGKVTLVHRPDRLLDIVTSMREQKIEPKRMRLVYPKPGKEANILLIEGVRNGNPGLKILPPLYSHKQGGGYTEELEEILYGSK, via the coding sequence ATGGTGGAACTAAAAGGGGATGAGCGGCTGGATTACTTGCTTGCTGATGAAAATATGCGCATTATCCAGAGCCCGACTGTATTTGCCTTTTCATTGGATGCAGTGCTCCTGGCTGACTTTGCATCAATTCCAATTTCGAAAGGGAGAATATTGGACTTATGCTCCGGTAATGCCGTAATCCCATTATTGCTCAGCAAAAGGACAAGAGCACAAATAACAGGTGTCGAGATTCAGGAGCGTCTATATGATATGGCAGTGCGGAATGTTGTAATGAATGGGCTGGAGGATCAAGTGGAGATGATACATGGTGATCTGAAAGAGATGCCAGCTGTATTAGGGAACGGTCCTTTTGATGCGATTACGTGTAATCCTCCTTATTTCAAAACACCAAGCAAAAACGAGCAAAACCTGAATGAGCATTTAACCATTGCCCGTCATGAAATCATGTGCACGTTGGACGATGTTATTCTAGCTTGCAGGAAACTCGTGAAACCAGGCGGCAAGGTCACCCTGGTTCATCGTCCGGATCGGCTGCTGGATATTGTCACCAGCATGCGTGAGCAGAAAATCGAACCAAAACGGATGAGACTTGTCTATCCTAAGCCCGGGAAAGAAGCAAATATCCTCCTTATTGAAGGCGTCCGTAATGGCAATCCTGGGTTGAAGATTTTGCCGCCGCTGTATTCTCATAAGCAAGGCGGAGGATATACCGAAGAATTAGAGGAAATCCTGTATGGCAGCAAATGA
- a CDS encoding YaaR family protein, with the protein MKIGPELRAQLDAARKNTTQAPAEPKRFQDLVQSQSRKLQGQELQQLITDITKQGERLARTRSFRELALYKRKIKKFMEDVKDNGMELHHEHSWNQHGSRKLTTVRLIDEKLMELTEILMDQEKQQIGVLGLIGEIKGLLFNLYT; encoded by the coding sequence TTGAAAATCGGTCCGGAGTTACGCGCGCAGCTGGATGCTGCACGTAAGAATACAACACAGGCACCAGCTGAGCCGAAGAGGTTTCAGGATTTGGTGCAGTCCCAGAGCAGGAAACTGCAGGGACAGGAACTGCAGCAGCTGATCACGGACATCACCAAGCAAGGGGAACGGCTTGCGCGTACGCGCTCGTTCCGTGAGCTTGCTTTGTATAAACGTAAGATTAAGAAGTTCATGGAAGATGTAAAGGACAACGGGATGGAGCTGCATCATGAGCATTCCTGGAACCAGCATGGGTCCCGGAAGCTTACGACTGTGCGGCTGATCGATGAGAAGCTGATGGAGCTGACGGAAATCCTGATGGATCAGGAGAAACAGCAAATCGGTGTACTTGGTTTGATCGGAGAGATCAAAGGGCTCCTTTTCAATCTTTATACGTGA
- a CDS encoding cyclic-di-AMP receptor: protein MKLVLAIIQDKDSNRLTDALGDKNFKTTKLSTTGGFLKAGNTTLMVGCEDDQVDDVLDIIKDNCSQRNQMVAPISPMGGNADSYIPNPVKVEVGGATVFVLPVDSFIKF, encoded by the coding sequence ATGAAACTAGTATTAGCAATTATTCAGGATAAAGACAGCAACAGGCTGACAGATGCACTCGGAGATAAGAATTTCAAAACAACTAAACTATCCACTACAGGCGGTTTCCTGAAAGCAGGGAATACGACGCTAATGGTTGGTTGTGAGGATGATCAAGTCGATGATGTGCTTGATATTATCAAGGACAATTGCAGTCAGCGTAATCAGATGGTAGCACCAATATCTCCAATGGGGGGCAACGCGGATTCCTATATTCCAAACCCTGTCAAAGTAGAGGTTGGCGGAGCTACTGTTTTCGTACTTCCTGTCGATTCCTTTATAAAGTTCTAA
- a CDS encoding aminotransferase class I/II-fold pyridoxal phosphate-dependent enzyme, with amino-acid sequence MNQLDTPLYDRLVQFAKQEPISFHVPGHKHGMLFEEETFFQTAALLDQTELTGLDDLHAPEGVIAEAQELAASFFGAKHTRFLVAGSTVGNIAMILGSIKRNQIVLVQRNCHKSILNGLELAGAKPVFLAPAYNEVKGRYTHPTQKTIQKAIQRYPEAKALILTYPDYFGTVFDLKETVEMAHASRIPVLVDEAHGVHLKAAKTLPLSALEAGADVVVQSAHKMAPALTMSSYLHLNSEYISISSIDRYLRMLQSSSPSYLLLASLDTARKYLATRTERDMEKLRTAVDALRKLLSASDLWDVEKQDGDWLKIVLRVHAGYQPRQLANMLESSGIYPELVTDRHILLVHGLEALSEDDLNLVRTAISDMEAPACIPPVQAAHLFSEPVQELAVSYAEMEEQQPVLTKWDEAIGCIAAESIIPYPPGIPVLAKGEIVTKQHVEMIQLWKNSSISFQNEHIEQGMLTYRGTNEGELF; translated from the coding sequence ATGAATCAGTTAGATACGCCGCTATACGATAGGTTAGTACAGTTTGCTAAGCAGGAACCAATTTCGTTCCATGTGCCAGGACATAAGCATGGAATGCTCTTTGAAGAGGAAACATTCTTTCAAACTGCTGCATTGCTCGATCAGACGGAGCTGACAGGGTTGGATGATTTGCATGCTCCTGAAGGGGTTATAGCAGAGGCACAGGAATTGGCTGCGTCTTTTTTTGGGGCAAAGCATACACGATTTTTAGTGGCTGGAAGTACGGTTGGAAATATTGCGATGATACTCGGGAGCATCAAAAGAAATCAAATCGTTCTCGTGCAGCGCAACTGTCATAAATCAATACTGAACGGACTGGAGCTCGCTGGCGCAAAGCCAGTCTTTTTGGCACCAGCGTATAATGAGGTGAAAGGGAGATATACCCATCCAACGCAGAAAACGATACAGAAAGCGATCCAAAGGTATCCAGAGGCAAAAGCACTCATATTGACGTATCCGGATTATTTCGGTACGGTATTTGATTTAAAAGAAACCGTAGAGATGGCACATGCAAGCAGGATACCAGTTTTAGTCGATGAGGCGCATGGTGTTCATTTAAAGGCCGCCAAGACACTTCCTTTAAGCGCATTGGAAGCAGGAGCGGATGTTGTCGTCCAGTCCGCTCATAAGATGGCACCTGCACTTACGATGAGTTCCTATCTTCATCTGAATAGCGAGTATATCTCCATTTCTTCTATTGATCGTTACTTGAGGATGCTGCAGTCCAGCAGTCCGTCTTATTTGCTGCTGGCTTCACTTGATACAGCCAGGAAGTACTTGGCTACGCGTACAGAAAGAGATATGGAAAAACTCCGCACTGCTGTCGACGCTCTTCGAAAACTACTGTCTGCGTCGGATTTATGGGATGTGGAAAAGCAGGATGGCGATTGGCTGAAAATAGTTTTACGTGTACATGCGGGTTATCAGCCAAGGCAGCTTGCCAATATGCTGGAGTCATCAGGTATTTATCCGGAATTGGTCACGGATCGGCATATTCTGCTTGTCCATGGATTAGAAGCACTATCAGAGGACGATTTGAATCTTGTCAGAACAGCTATTAGTGATATGGAAGCACCTGCATGTATCCCACCTGTCCAAGCAGCTCACCTTTTCTCTGAGCCGGTACAGGAGCTAGCTGTAAGCTATGCAGAGATGGAAGAGCAGCAGCCAGTCCTTACAAAATGGGATGAGGCTATCGGCTGTATTGCAGCAGAATCGATTATTCCTTATCCTCCAGGTATACCGGTACTTGCAAAAGGAGAAATCGTTACAAAACAGCATGTGGAAATGATACAATTATGGAAGAATAGCAGCATCTCTTTTCAAAATGAACATATTGAACAAGGGATGCTTACGTATAGAGGCACAAACGAAGGAGAATTATTTTGA
- a CDS encoding sigma-70 family RNA polymerase sigma factor, with the protein MCSKEKPEQGKFHPNPALIQGFLKEEQHRIVYEQAERYPSEANLRKLNSAFQQFYTEIQLTNYLTMTLSYYARNYSKQTTVLQGRELTVLDQPASEDQETSKKDMLVAKEDQTVYSWEQAIHDPALLTAIQDLPSKQKQYLELHFIHQLTHTEIAEKLDISQQAVSKSVQSALRKLRSVLPEGDTP; encoded by the coding sequence ATGTGCAGCAAGGAAAAACCCGAACAAGGAAAATTTCATCCAAATCCAGCTTTGATACAAGGATTCCTGAAAGAGGAACAGCACCGCATTGTTTACGAACAAGCAGAACGTTATCCTTCCGAGGCAAACCTGCGAAAGCTTAATTCTGCTTTTCAGCAATTTTATACAGAAATACAATTAACGAACTACCTAACGATGACTCTTAGTTACTATGCGAGGAATTACAGCAAACAAACAACCGTACTACAAGGAAGGGAATTAACTGTGCTTGACCAGCCTGCTAGCGAAGACCAAGAAACCAGTAAGAAGGATATGCTCGTTGCCAAGGAAGACCAGACTGTGTACAGCTGGGAACAGGCCATTCATGATCCTGCTCTTTTAACTGCTATTCAGGATTTGCCTTCTAAACAGAAACAATATCTAGAGCTCCATTTTATCCATCAGCTGACCCATACTGAAATTGCAGAGAAGCTGGACATTTCCCAACAAGCTGTTTCTAAGTCAGTTCAATCAGCACTTAGGAAACTCCGTTCAGTCTTACCGGAAGGAGACACGCCATGA
- the holB gene encoding DNA polymerase III subunit delta', whose translation MLNWADMSTKQPVVSKMLVNSLKRDRISHAYIFQGSRGTGKSALSRLFAKSIFCKNRKDAEPCNACKDCRRIDSGNHPDLHWIVPDGASIKNDQILQLQKEFSYTGMESDRKVYVMEDADKMTANASNRLLKFLEEPGAHTTAILLTENSQALLQTIQSRCQILALQPLHEGQFEELLVSEGLPQSTARLLSQLTQNYEEAMEISGQEWFAKARKLVVQLVEVLETRPNEALLFIHSQWMPVMKDRELQQLALHLLLLWFKDIIYLYADRPDSIIYIQEKDRLENSLRHWTRQRATDSLQSVMEAKRQLDQNVHPALVMEKLTLQMQR comes from the coding sequence ATGTTAAATTGGGCTGACATGTCTACTAAACAGCCTGTTGTCAGTAAGATGCTCGTCAACAGCCTGAAACGCGACCGTATTTCTCATGCCTACATATTCCAAGGATCGCGTGGAACTGGCAAATCAGCATTAAGCCGCTTGTTTGCCAAGAGTATCTTTTGTAAAAACCGCAAGGACGCAGAGCCTTGCAATGCATGTAAGGATTGCCGCCGCATCGATTCTGGCAACCATCCGGATCTCCATTGGATCGTTCCGGATGGTGCCTCAATAAAAAACGATCAGATTCTGCAGCTGCAAAAGGAATTTTCTTATACAGGTATGGAATCCGACCGTAAGGTATATGTAATGGAAGACGCAGATAAAATGACAGCCAATGCATCCAATCGACTGCTCAAGTTTCTTGAGGAACCAGGTGCCCATACAACAGCGATCCTATTGACGGAAAATAGTCAGGCATTGCTTCAGACAATTCAATCCAGATGTCAGATACTCGCACTGCAGCCTTTACATGAAGGACAGTTCGAGGAATTGCTGGTTTCGGAAGGTCTGCCGCAGTCAACTGCCCGACTTTTGTCCCAGCTAACGCAGAATTATGAGGAAGCAATGGAGATTTCCGGTCAAGAGTGGTTTGCTAAAGCGCGAAAACTAGTGGTACAATTAGTAGAAGTGCTGGAAACCAGGCCTAACGAAGCGCTTTTGTTTATCCATAGTCAATGGATGCCTGTGATGAAGGATCGCGAGCTGCAGCAGCTGGCGTTACATCTGCTATTATTGTGGTTTAAAGACATTATCTATCTTTATGCTGACAGGCCGGATTCCATTATCTATATACAGGAGAAAGACAGGCTTGAGAACAGCCTTCGCCATTGGACAAGGCAGCGAGCTACTGATAGCTTGCAGTCCGTTATGGAAGCGAAACGCCAATTAGACCAGAATGTCCATCCTGCACTTGTTATGGAAAAATTAACACTTCAGATGCAGAGGTGA
- a CDS encoding stage 0 sporulation family protein has protein sequence MQVIGVRFKKAGKIYYFDPGKLSVALDDYVIVETVRGVEFGRVVLADKQVDEEDVVLPLKKVIRIATDKDKFTVAENTENAAQAHKVCEKKIREHKLDMNLVEVEYTFDRNKVIFYFTADGRVDFRNLVKDLAAVFKTRIELRQIGVRDEAKLLGGIGPCGRMLCCSTFLGDFEPVSIKMAKDQNLSLNPAKISGLCGRLMCCLKYENDEYEEAKRELPDLGEAIRTSYGSGKVVGLNILERLIQIEVPEKERVIEYTLDELIEEGVISTQAMD, from the coding sequence ATGCAAGTCATTGGTGTCCGTTTTAAAAAGGCGGGTAAAATCTATTACTTCGATCCGGGCAAACTTTCGGTTGCTTTGGACGATTATGTTATTGTAGAGACTGTTCGCGGCGTAGAATTTGGACGAGTTGTGCTTGCAGATAAGCAAGTGGATGAAGAGGATGTCGTCCTTCCTCTGAAAAAAGTCATTCGTATCGCAACAGACAAAGATAAATTTACCGTAGCGGAAAATACAGAGAACGCTGCGCAGGCACATAAGGTTTGTGAGAAGAAGATTCGAGAGCACAAGCTCGACATGAATCTGGTCGAAGTCGAATATACCTTCGACCGAAATAAAGTCATCTTTTACTTCACAGCAGACGGCCGGGTTGATTTCCGGAACCTGGTGAAGGATCTGGCTGCAGTCTTCAAGACTAGAATCGAACTCAGACAGATTGGGGTGCGGGATGAAGCGAAGCTGCTGGGCGGTATTGGTCCTTGCGGCAGAATGCTTTGCTGCTCCACTTTCCTGGGGGATTTCGAGCCGGTATCAATCAAGATGGCAAAGGATCAGAATCTATCGTTGAATCCAGCGAAGATTTCTGGTCTATGCGGACGGCTGATGTGCTGTCTGAAGTATGAAAATGATGAGTATGAAGAGGCGAAACGTGAGCTTCCGGATTTGGGTGAAGCGATTCGGACTTCTTACGGATCGGGTAAGGTAGTCGGCTTGAACATTTTGGAACGGTTGATTCAGATTGAAGTGCCGGAGAAGGAACGGGTTATTGAGTATACCTTAGATGAACTGATCGAAGAAGGAGTTATCTCAACGCAAGCCATGGATTAA
- a CDS encoding helix-turn-helix domain-containing protein, whose translation MTTLLELTIRAKAEDKAALEAILIRFQPKIRKLSSSASYAWKEDMEQELYIQLIKAIQRFEIQEVEPKWKFSHQLHSAI comes from the coding sequence TTGACCACATTGCTTGAACTTACAATTAGAGCAAAGGCAGAAGATAAAGCCGCACTGGAAGCTATACTAATCCGATTTCAGCCAAAGATCAGAAAATTGAGCAGCTCCGCATCATATGCATGGAAAGAAGACATGGAGCAGGAGCTGTATATCCAGCTAATCAAAGCAATTCAACGATTTGAAATTCAAGAGGTGGAGCCTAAATGGAAATTCTCTCATCAACTTCATTCCGCCATATAA
- a CDS encoding GIY-YIG nuclease family protein, with protein MAANEHMVYMLKCKDGSLYTGYTNALAKRLKQHASGKGAKYTKGRGPFILVYIRGFDSRQAALKEEYRIKQLPKNRKWALIQEGGKPYAITEKL; from the coding sequence ATGGCAGCAAATGAGCATATGGTCTATATGCTGAAATGCAAGGATGGAAGTCTGTATACTGGATATACAAACGCGCTCGCCAAACGCTTAAAGCAGCATGCTTCCGGCAAAGGTGCAAAATATACAAAGGGCAGGGGTCCATTCATCCTTGTTTATATCCGAGGTTTCGATTCCAGGCAAGCTGCTCTCAAAGAGGAATACAGGATCAAGCAGCTCCCGAAAAATAGAAAATGGGCGCTTATCCAGGAAGGAGGAAAACCATATGCAATCACAGAAAAGCTTTGA
- the rsmI gene encoding 16S rRNA (cytidine(1402)-2'-O)-methyltransferase has translation MQSQKSFEERQTGTLFIIPTPIGNLQDITLRALETLKQVHTVAAEDTRNTKKLFNHFEIPTPLISYHEHNRKAREQMLLDLLEDGKDVGLVSDAGMPAISDPGQELVQAAAAADYPVVVLPGANAALVALVGSGLSTDAYQFYGFLPRKKKELTGELEKLRKVAATLIFYESPHRLKETLAALQEVFGNRRIALGRELTKRYEEFLRGTIQEALDWASSETVRGEFCLVVEGASEAEQLEEVEAFWQDMSVQEHVDWYIENEGLPSKQAIKQVAVDRQLPKRDVYQAYHVE, from the coding sequence ATGCAATCACAGAAAAGCTTTGAAGAACGCCAGACAGGTACCCTGTTCATCATTCCTACGCCGATAGGAAACCTGCAGGATATTACGTTAAGAGCACTAGAGACGTTAAAACAAGTACATACTGTCGCTGCAGAGGATACACGGAATACGAAGAAACTGTTCAATCATTTTGAAATTCCAACACCGCTTATCAGCTACCACGAGCATAACCGGAAAGCGCGCGAGCAGATGCTCCTCGATTTGCTGGAAGATGGAAAAGATGTTGGTCTGGTTAGCGATGCCGGTATGCCGGCTATTAGCGATCCGGGCCAGGAGTTGGTTCAAGCAGCTGCAGCAGCTGATTATCCAGTTGTCGTACTGCCAGGAGCAAATGCGGCGCTTGTTGCATTGGTTGGATCAGGCCTTTCCACAGATGCTTATCAATTTTATGGTTTTCTGCCGCGGAAAAAGAAGGAATTGACAGGAGAGTTAGAGAAATTGCGGAAAGTCGCGGCAACTCTGATTTTCTATGAAAGTCCGCATCGATTAAAGGAAACACTCGCTGCCTTGCAGGAGGTTTTTGGGAACCGAAGGATAGCGCTTGGCCGAGAGCTGACAAAGCGTTATGAAGAATTTCTGAGAGGAACCATACAAGAAGCACTGGATTGGGCTTCCTCTGAAACAGTGAGAGGCGAGTTCTGCCTTGTTGTAGAAGGAGCTTCAGAAGCAGAGCAGCTGGAAGAAGTCGAAGCTTTTTGGCAGGATATGAGTGTGCAGGAGCATGTTGACTGGTATATTGAGAATGAGGGATTACCCTCAAAACAAGCAATCAAGCAAGTAGCTGTAGATCGTCAGCTTCCTAAACGAGACGTGTACCAAGCTTATCATGTCGAATAA
- a CDS encoding YvrJ family protein has product MTTETIISMIGNLGFPIVVSFYLLIRLEQNIKRLEQTLQVLIEQIQKGGN; this is encoded by the coding sequence ATGACAACAGAAACGATTATTTCCATGATTGGTAACCTTGGCTTTCCTATAGTAGTCTCATTTTACTTGCTCATTCGTCTCGAGCAGAATATTAAGCGCCTGGAACAAACACTGCAAGTTCTAATAGAACAGATTCAAAAAGGAGGTAACTAA
- a CDS encoding AbrB/MazE/SpoVT family DNA-binding domain-containing protein translates to MKSTGIVRKVDELGRVVIPIELRRTLGINEKDALEIYVDDDRIILKKYKPNMTCHITGEISDDNLSLANGKLVLSREGAEELINEIQTRLNK, encoded by the coding sequence ATGAAATCAACAGGTATTGTACGTAAAGTCGACGAATTGGGAAGAGTTGTTATTCCAATCGAATTGCGCCGCACACTAGGAATCAACGAGAAAGATGCTTTGGAAATCTACGTAGATGATGACCGCATCATCCTTAAAAAATACAAACCGAACATGACTTGCCATATTACTGGTGAGATTTCCGATGACAACTTGTCTTTGGCTAACGGTAAACTGGTTCTTAGCCGCGAAGGTGCAGAAGAGCTAATCAACGAAATCCAAACACGCCTGAACAAATAA
- the tmk gene encoding dTMP kinase — MTGLFITLEGGEGAGKTSAVPLLTARLEEQGYQVLATREPGGIEIAEAIRAVILDPANTSMDGRTEALLYAAARRQHLVEKVWPALKKGMIVLCDRFVDSSLAYQGYTRGLGMEEVMEINRFAVETTMPDLTLFFDISPEAGLARISENKGREQNRLDLEALSFHESVYEGYRILREQYKDRYVTLDASKPLADVAENAVQAIMAFLQDKEK, encoded by the coding sequence TTGACAGGATTGTTTATCACGCTGGAGGGCGGCGAAGGGGCAGGAAAGACTTCTGCTGTACCGCTTTTGACAGCTCGTTTAGAAGAACAAGGCTATCAGGTGCTTGCTACACGTGAGCCAGGCGGGATCGAGATAGCGGAGGCGATCCGGGCAGTGATTCTGGATCCGGCCAATACGAGCATGGATGGCCGTACAGAGGCACTGCTTTATGCAGCTGCCAGAAGACAGCATCTGGTGGAAAAGGTGTGGCCGGCGCTGAAAAAGGGAATGATTGTACTATGCGATCGTTTTGTGGACAGCAGTTTGGCTTATCAGGGCTATACACGCGGTCTTGGGATGGAAGAAGTGATGGAAATCAATCGATTTGCTGTTGAAACTACCATGCCGGATTTGACATTATTCTTTGATATTTCCCCAGAAGCAGGATTAGCACGAATTTCGGAGAATAAAGGTAGAGAACAGAATCGGTTGGACTTGGAAGCACTATCCTTCCATGAAAGTGTCTATGAAGGATATCGGATTCTTCGGGAACAATACAAGGACCGTTATGTGACACTTGATGCTTCCAAACCGCTTGCTGACGTAGCTGAAAATGCTGTGCAAGCGATCATGGCTTTTTTGCAAGACAAAGAAAAGTGA
- a CDS encoding sigma factor G inhibitor Gin: MSKSCLCGICDQEKQEGIHLYRLFICRECEQKIIETEPKEVQYHYFVKKLRNLNQMTFH, encoded by the coding sequence ATGAGCAAAAGCTGTTTATGCGGTATTTGTGACCAAGAGAAACAAGAAGGTATACATCTTTATCGCTTATTTATCTGCAGAGAATGTGAGCAGAAAATCATCGAGACGGAACCGAAGGAAGTACAATACCATTACTTTGTGAAGAAACTTCGGAACTTAAACCAAATGACATTTCATTAA